The Marinobacter szutsaonensis sequence GCGCGTGCCATGGGGATGACGGAAAACCTGCTATCAACGGGACAGTGGCTGATCACGGCCGTGCTGTTTCTGCTGATCCTGGTGCAGGCAGCCCGCTCCGTCGACTGGCTGGCGCTGCGCAGGGATAACGCCCTCCAGCATTCGTTCTTCGGCGCGGCGGTGGCGCTGGGATTCCTGTGGCAACTGCGCGCCGGGATCTCGCCCGGGCTTGCCATCCATATTTTCGGCATGACCGTCATTACCCTGATGCTGGGCTGGGCGCTGGCGGTGTTCAGTGGTCTTCTGGCGCTGGTGATCACCGTCATCACGGGGCGGGAACCGCTCATCATGTTCGCGGCAAATGGGCTGGTGACCGTCATGGTGCCAGCGCTGGTGAGTCACGGGATCATGGTGTGGGAGCGCCGTCGCAACTTCCGCAATTTCTTCGCCTATATCTTCTTCTGCGGGTTCTTCGGGGCCGGGATTGCCGTGGCTGCGGCCGGGGTCGTGATGTGCCTGATGCTGTGGTCCAGCGGGGTCTATACCTTCGATGAGCTGATCCACGAGTACATCCGCTACCTGCCCCTGATAATGCTACCGGAAGGCTTCGTTAACGGCACTTTCGTGACCGGCCTGATGGTGTTCCACCCCGACCGGCTCACGACCCTGGATCAGCGCCGCTATCGGCCCTAGTTAGATACCATCGCGCTGGGCGAGCCGGCCCTGATCCAGTCCTTGCTGTTTCCGGGCGCGCCAGCGGTTTGCCCATTGAAGAACCTCTGCGGCTGGTATGGGCGGGGCAATCCCGTAGCCCTGGATCTGGTTGCAGCCCATCCGGGCGAGGGTGCGGGCCTGTTCCCCGGTTTCCACCCCCTCGGCCAGCACCGGATGTTCGAAGCGCTGGGCCAGGAAAATCACGCTTTCGACGATCGCCTTGTCACTGGGGCTGTCCGTCATGTTGCGCACGAAACTCTGGTCAATCTTGATCAGGTCGATGGGCAGGGTCCGCAGATAACTCAGGGAGGAAAAGCCGGTGCCAAAATCATCCAGCGCTACCTGCAGGCCAAGACTGCGGCACCGGGTCAGTACGTGATTGGCCTGCTTGGTGTCCTCGAGCGCGGTGGACTCCAGTACTTCCAGGGTAACCCGGGCCGGATCCAGCTCCGGGTGGCTGTGCAGGTAGCTTTCCAGGTAGTCGGCAAAACTCCGATCCAACAGATGTCGGGCGGTGATGTTGATGCTGACGGTCAGGTCCTCACCCGCCTGCTGCCAGGTGTTCAGCTGGTGGATGGCTTCTTTCAGGACCCACTGGCCCAGGGGCACTTCCAGGTGGCTGTTCTCTACATAGGGCAGGAACTCGCCCGGGCTGACCAGTCCCGACTCCGGCCGGTTCCAGCGGATCAGGGCCTCGAACCCGGCCAGGGAATAATCCGACATCCGGACCTGGGGCTGGAAGAACAGCTCGAACTCCTGATTCTCCAGGGCCCGGGTCAGTTCCATCAGTTGTTGCCGCCGTTTCTGCCGGTGCTGATCGAGATCCGGATCGAAGAAATGGAACTGGTTGCGGCCTTTTTCCTTGGCCGAATACATGGCCTGGTCGGCGTGGCGGATCAGGCCTTCGGCATCGGCCTGGTCTTCCGGATAACGGGTGACGCCCAGGCTGGCGGTCAGGGTTACCTGCTCGCCCCCCACCGCTATGGGCTCGCCAATGACCGAGAGAATGCGGTGGTAAACCGAGTTGGTGTCGTCGCTCTGCAGCAGCAGGATAAATTCATCGCCCCCGACCCGGGCAACGGTATCGCCGCTGCGCAGGGTGTGGGTCAGTCGCTCGGCGAGGGTACGTAACACCTGGTCGCCGCAATCCTGGCCAAAGCGGTTGTTGATCGCCTTGAACCCGTCTAGATCCAGGCAGCACACCGACAGTCGCCGCCCGTGGCGCTCGGCATGGCTGCAGGCCGAACGCAGACGCTCCTCAAGTAACTGGCGGTTGGGCAGACCGGTCAGGTCGTCATAGTTGGCGGCGCGGTCCAGCTCCCGGGCGTGATTCTTCAGGGTGGTAATGTCCGAAAAGGCGGCGACGTGGTAGAACTGGCCGGGCTCCTCCAGGTGGACCCGGCTGATGGACAGCAGCTCGATGAATTCCTCGCCGTTCTTGCGCCGGTTCCAGATCTCGCCCCGCCAGTGGTCGGTCTTTTCGATGGATCGCCACATGGATTGGTAGTACTCCGCCGAATGCCGGCCCGAGCTGAGGATTCCCGGATTCAGGCCCAGCACTTCATCCCGGTTATAGCCGGTAATCCGGGAGAACGCCGGGTTGACGTCCAGGATGCGGTTGCTGTGGTCGGTGATGATGATCGCTTCGTGGCTGCGGTCAAAGACACTGGCGGCAATACGTAAACCCCGCTCGCTGTGCTTGTGATCGGAAATGTTGTTCTGGATCACGATATAACCGGGGGCGAGTCCCTGCTCCCTGCCGATGGGCACGCAGTAGCTATGGACCCAGTAAGGGGTGCCGGAGCGGGTGTAGTGCAGGATGTCCTCGGCAAAGGTATCGCCCCGGTGCAGGTAGCGATTGATCCGGGCGATGGTGTCGGGGTCGGTGTCCGGCCCATAGAGCACGTCTCTGGGGTGCTTTCCCCGGATGTCGGCCAGCAGATGACCGGTATGCTGCTCGAAACTGGGGTTCACCCACTCGATAGTGCCGGCTTCGTCCAGGAACAGGACCAGGTTGGGGGTGGCGGCGGCCACCAGGGCCAGGCGTTCGGCGTCAATACCCGTCGGGGGCTCTACAACATCCGTCGATTTCGGCATTCAGGTTCGCTTCTGCTGGTCGGGCTGATGGATTACGAGCACGCCTCCCTGTGTGACACTTACCGCAAAATTCAGTGCAAAGGCGGGGATGCTACCCGAAGTCAGGCCGATTGGCACGGGCTGCTGCCAGGCGGAAATTGACGGAAGTCAGTTTTTGTATCGATTCCCGCCTGCGGTTCAGCTGCGCCAGCGGGAATGTTTCTGCAGTTTGCGCTGGAGGGTGCGCCGGTGCATGTTCAGGGCCCGGGCGGTGGCAGAAATATTGCCGTCGTGCTCGTTGAGGACCCGCTGGATGTGCTCCCACTCCATTTCTTCCACCGTCGGTGGTTCCGTGCGCAGCTCCGGTGGCGCGTCCAGAGGCTCGAAGCCGGTGACAAGCTGGTGCACGGTTACCGGTTTGCACAGGTAATTGATGGCCCCCCGGCGCATCGCTTCAACCGCGGTGGCGATGCTGCCATAGCCGGTCAGAACCAGTATCTCCAGATCCGGCCTGCGGGCCTGCAGTTCCGGCAGTAACTGCAGGCCACTTTCGCCGGCCAGGTTGAGATCCAGCACGCAACGCCCGAAATCCCTTGCCTCGATCAGTCCCAGGGCCTCGGCCCCGGTGGTAGCGGGCACCGCCTCGATGTCCTGACGGGCCAGGGAGCGTTGCAGTATCTGAAGAAAGGCTGCGTCATCATCCAC is a genomic window containing:
- a CDS encoding energy-coupling factor ABC transporter permease, with the translated sequence MGMTENLLSTGQWLITAVLFLLILVQAARSVDWLALRRDNALQHSFFGAAVALGFLWQLRAGISPGLAIHIFGMTVITLMLGWALAVFSGLLALVITVITGREPLIMFAANGLVTVMVPALVSHGIMVWERRRNFRNFFAYIFFCGFFGAGIAVAAAGVVMCLMLWSSGVYTFDELIHEYIRYLPLIMLPEGFVNGTFVTGLMVFHPDRLTTLDQRRYRP
- a CDS encoding EAL domain-containing protein; this translates as MPKSTDVVEPPTGIDAERLALVAAATPNLVLFLDEAGTIEWVNPSFEQHTGHLLADIRGKHPRDVLYGPDTDPDTIARINRYLHRGDTFAEDILHYTRSGTPYWVHSYCVPIGREQGLAPGYIVIQNNISDHKHSERGLRIAASVFDRSHEAIIITDHSNRILDVNPAFSRITGYNRDEVLGLNPGILSSGRHSAEYYQSMWRSIEKTDHWRGEIWNRRKNGEEFIELLSISRVHLEEPGQFYHVAAFSDITTLKNHARELDRAANYDDLTGLPNRQLLEERLRSACSHAERHGRRLSVCCLDLDGFKAINNRFGQDCGDQVLRTLAERLTHTLRSGDTVARVGGDEFILLLQSDDTNSVYHRILSVIGEPIAVGGEQVTLTASLGVTRYPEDQADAEGLIRHADQAMYSAKEKGRNQFHFFDPDLDQHRQKRRQQLMELTRALENQEFELFFQPQVRMSDYSLAGFEALIRWNRPESGLVSPGEFLPYVENSHLEVPLGQWVLKEAIHQLNTWQQAGEDLTVSINITARHLLDRSFADYLESYLHSHPELDPARVTLEVLESTALEDTKQANHVLTRCRSLGLQVALDDFGTGFSSLSYLRTLPIDLIKIDQSFVRNMTDSPSDKAIVESVIFLAQRFEHPVLAEGVETGEQARTLARMGCNQIQGYGIAPPIPAAEVLQWANRWRARKQQGLDQGRLAQRDGI
- a CDS encoding response regulator; the protein is MSQQNLWLIVDDDAAFLQILQRSLARQDIEAVPATTGAEALGLIEARDFGRCVLDLNLAGESGLQLLPELQARRPDLEILVLTGYGSIATAVEAMRRGAINYLCKPVTVHQLVTGFEPLDAPPELRTEPPTVEEMEWEHIQRVLNEHDGNISATARALNMHRRTLQRKLQKHSRWRS